Proteins encoded within one genomic window of Nonomuraea gerenzanensis:
- a CDS encoding AraC family transcriptional regulator, with the protein MEPMTFDSRDLGQTEEFLSKAYARMRIGSDADSPRTRIARQVLGSVSVDRLRLEYTVSYEVHPLGKVCLCLVETGSIAQQVAGQEEEVFGPGDTVFFAPPDRPYTGEVRDAGYTIVMLGDALLQEVAGTAPGGAPEPVRLLGHRPVSAAAGRHLRRTIAYLRDDVLADPELAAEPLVVSTAGQLLAASVLTALPSNATTAATAATDATATDRRDAHPQTLRRAIAYIDEHAGAPIGIDEIAAAARVSARALQYAFRRHLNTTPLGYLRQARLARAHAELAVGDPATTTVATIAARWGFFHPGRFALSYKDAYGRAPSDTLHT; encoded by the coding sequence ATGGAGCCGATGACCTTCGACAGCCGTGACCTCGGGCAGACGGAGGAGTTCCTCAGCAAGGCCTACGCCAGGATGCGCATCGGGTCCGACGCGGACAGCCCGCGCACCAGGATCGCGCGCCAGGTCCTCGGCTCGGTCAGCGTGGACCGGCTGCGGCTGGAGTACACCGTGAGCTACGAGGTGCATCCGCTCGGCAAGGTGTGCCTGTGCCTGGTGGAGACGGGGTCCATCGCCCAGCAGGTCGCGGGGCAGGAGGAGGAGGTGTTCGGGCCGGGCGACACCGTGTTCTTCGCGCCGCCGGACCGGCCCTACACCGGCGAGGTCCGCGACGCCGGCTACACCATCGTCATGCTCGGCGACGCGTTGCTGCAGGAGGTGGCCGGCACCGCCCCGGGCGGCGCACCGGAGCCGGTGCGGTTGCTGGGGCACCGGCCCGTCTCCGCCGCCGCCGGCCGCCACCTGCGGCGCACGATCGCCTACCTGCGTGACGACGTGCTGGCCGACCCGGAGCTGGCCGCCGAGCCGCTCGTGGTCTCCACGGCCGGTCAGCTGCTGGCGGCCAGCGTCCTCACGGCCCTGCCCAGCAACGCCACCACCGCCGCCACCGCGGCCACCGACGCCACCGCCACGGACCGCCGCGACGCCCACCCCCAGACGCTGCGCCGCGCCATCGCCTACATCGACGAGCACGCCGGCGCGCCCATCGGCATCGACGAGATCGCCGCCGCGGCCCGGGTCAGCGCCCGCGCCCTGCAGTACGCCTTCCGCCGGCACCTGAACACCACCCCGCTCGGCTACCTGCGCCAGGCCCGCCTGGCCCGCGCGCACGCCGAGCTGGCGGTCGGCGACCCGGCCACGACCACGGTCGCCACGATCGCCGCCCGCTGGGGCTTCTTCCACCCCGGCCGCTTCGCCCTGTCCTACAAGGACGCCTACGGGCGCGCGCCCAGTGACACCTTGCACACCTAG
- a CDS encoding STAS domain-containing protein, protein MPALSLSSRELPGGVLITVTGELDSTNADQLESYADRHRGPGPGLILDLNELTFMDSRGLHVLLRLNAAVRRQGGLLRLAGVQDVPARVLQITGVWLALHIHPDAQHAAAAMRDHRTNGVARPS, encoded by the coding sequence ATGCCGGCCCTGAGCCTGAGCAGCCGCGAGCTGCCCGGGGGAGTGCTGATCACCGTGACCGGTGAGCTCGACTCCACCAACGCCGATCAGCTGGAGTCCTACGCCGACCGGCACCGCGGCCCCGGCCCCGGCCTGATCCTCGACCTGAACGAGCTGACCTTCATGGACAGCCGCGGCCTGCACGTGCTGCTGCGGCTCAACGCCGCCGTACGCCGGCAGGGCGGGCTGCTGCGGCTGGCGGGCGTGCAGGACGTGCCCGCGCGCGTCCTGCAGATCACGGGGGTGTGGCTGGCGCTGCACATCCACCCCGACGCCCAGCACGCCGCCGCCGCGATGCGCGATCACCGGACGAACGGAGTCGCGCGGCCGTCCTGA
- a CDS encoding SDR family oxidoreductase, protein MNISGNTVFIPGATSGIGLALALALQAKGNTVVIGGRRTELLERIAAEHPGIDTVQIDTTDAASIDAAAKQVLARHPGLNVLVTMAGIMRVEDWRRPESFLASAEEVVTTNVLGPIRLIAAFVEQLQAQPDATIVTVSSGLAFAPLKVTPSYNASKAAIHMLSESLRLQLAGTSVKVMELEPPSVRTALLPGQESSEFAMPLEEFVSEVVTLLESQPEAKEIQVERVKFLRYGEARGDYDEVVATLNAADPHGK, encoded by the coding sequence ATGAACATCTCCGGAAACACCGTCTTCATCCCCGGCGCCACCAGCGGCATCGGCCTCGCCCTCGCGCTCGCCCTCCAGGCCAAGGGCAACACCGTCGTCATCGGCGGCCGCCGCACGGAGCTGCTCGAGCGGATCGCCGCCGAGCACCCCGGCATCGACACCGTACAGATCGACACGACGGACGCGGCGAGCATCGACGCCGCCGCCAAGCAGGTGCTGGCCCGGCATCCCGGGCTCAACGTGCTGGTCACGATGGCCGGGATCATGCGGGTCGAGGACTGGCGGCGGCCCGAGTCGTTCCTGGCCTCCGCCGAGGAGGTGGTGACGACCAACGTGCTGGGGCCGATCCGGCTCATCGCGGCCTTCGTCGAGCAGCTGCAGGCGCAGCCGGACGCCACGATCGTCACCGTCTCCTCGGGGCTGGCGTTCGCGCCGCTGAAGGTGACGCCGAGTTACAACGCCTCCAAGGCCGCGATCCACATGCTCAGCGAGTCGCTGCGGCTGCAGCTGGCCGGTACCAGTGTGAAGGTCATGGAGCTGGAGCCGCCGTCCGTCCGGACGGCGTTGCTGCCCGGGCAGGAGAGCAGCGAGTTCGCGATGCCGCTGGAGGAGTTCGTGTCGGAGGTCGTCACGCTGCTGGAGAGCCAGCCGGAGGCGAAGGAGATTCAGGTCGAGCGGGTGAAGTTCCTGCGTTACGGGGAGGCTCGGGGTGACTACGACGAGGTCGTGGCGACGCTGAACGCCGCGGACCCGCACGGGAAGTGA
- a CDS encoding site-specific integrase translates to MREHLVTFNAAALMHLPAARKPKGLVWTKARVEAFDRAFAKRLEAVRADPELRRRRTITVWACADLRPSPVMVWTPAQLGAFLDHAVTDRLYALFHLIAFRGLRRGEACGARWSDLDTDEGTLSVTTQLTVVNGQVEEGAPQTESSDNLVALDQATLDVLRMHRTRQRADRRLWGPAWRGSGRIFTKPDGTPLHPDVVSKRFEKLCFAAGLPPIRLHDLRHGAATLSLAAGSDMKIISAMLRHSSLVVTSDLYTAVLPEVAHAAAEASAALVPRTAPPGEDCPRPAVSLRSPRSPYPRTIPLARGETGGQRHGQRLRSRIRLRERGIADPPTTALCTGAAGHANLEA, encoded by the coding sequence ATGCGCGAGCACCTGGTCACCTTCAACGCCGCTGCCCTGATGCACCTGCCCGCGGCGAGGAAACCCAAGGGCCTGGTGTGGACCAAGGCCCGGGTCGAGGCGTTCGACCGGGCCTTCGCCAAGCGCCTCGAGGCGGTGCGCGCCGACCCCGAGCTCCGTCGTCGCCGGACCATCACGGTGTGGGCCTGCGCTGACCTGCGTCCCTCTCCCGTCATGGTGTGGACTCCGGCTCAGCTCGGCGCGTTCCTCGATCATGCCGTCACCGACCGGCTGTACGCGCTGTTCCACCTGATCGCTTTCCGCGGGCTGCGCCGCGGCGAGGCATGCGGTGCGCGCTGGAGCGACCTCGACACCGACGAAGGCACGCTGTCGGTGACCACGCAGCTCACGGTCGTCAACGGACAGGTCGAAGAGGGCGCCCCGCAGACCGAGTCCTCCGACAACCTGGTCGCCCTCGATCAGGCCACCCTCGACGTGCTGCGCATGCACCGTACGCGGCAACGCGCGGACAGGCGGCTATGGGGCCCGGCCTGGCGGGGCAGCGGACGTATCTTCACCAAGCCGGACGGCACGCCGTTGCACCCTGACGTGGTCAGTAAGCGTTTCGAGAAGCTCTGCTTCGCCGCCGGGCTGCCGCCGATCCGGCTGCACGACTTGCGCCACGGCGCGGCAACGCTCTCGCTCGCCGCGGGCAGCGACATGAAGATCATCTCGGCGATGCTGCGGCACTCCAGCCTCGTCGTGACCTCCGATCTCTACACCGCTGTGCTGCCGGAGGTGGCACACGCCGCGGCGGAGGCCAGCGCCGCCCTGGTGCCCCGGACGGCTCCCCCGGGAGAAGACTGTCCGCGACCCGCGGTCTCCCTTCGGTCTCCCCGCTCCCCCTACCCCCGCACCATCCCACTTGCCAGAGGAGAAACAGGAGGTCAGCGACATGGCCAGCGCCTGCGGAGCAGAATTCGGCTGCGGGAACGGGGGATCGCCGATCCCCCGACAACCGCTCTCTGCACCGGCGCCGCCGGACACGCCAATCTCGAAGCATGA
- a CDS encoding vWA domain-containing protein, producing MPHPNRRHLAVILDRSGSMNRIKDDAEGGLKAFLAAQQTNPAETLISLYLFDHRYEVAYEYQPLQDIPDFALLPGGKTALLDAIGMTITRLKDHLEAMPEGERPSEIIVVILTDGHENASIRWRSRTEIRHLIDEQTSQGWKFHYLDATPNAFTKAANFGIARDNTLQFSTDRTQEALTRLGRVTSHGEQGFTDDDRDATRH from the coding sequence ATGCCCCACCCGAACCGCCGCCACCTCGCCGTCATCCTCGACCGATCCGGCTCCATGAACCGCATCAAGGACGACGCCGAAGGCGGCCTGAAGGCCTTCCTGGCCGCCCAGCAGACCAACCCCGCCGAAACCCTCATCTCGCTGTACTTGTTCGACCACCGCTACGAGGTGGCCTACGAATACCAGCCCTTGCAGGACATCCCGGACTTCGCCCTGCTGCCCGGAGGCAAGACCGCTCTGCTCGATGCCATCGGCATGACCATCACCCGCCTGAAGGACCACCTCGAGGCGATGCCCGAAGGGGAACGACCCAGCGAGATCATCGTGGTCATCCTCACCGATGGCCACGAGAACGCCTCCATCAGATGGCGCTCCCGCACCGAGATCCGCCACCTCATCGACGAGCAGACCTCCCAAGGCTGGAAGTTCCACTACCTCGACGCCACCCCCAACGCCTTCACCAAGGCCGCGAACTTCGGCATCGCCCGGGACAACACGCTGCAGTTCAGCACCGACCGCACGCAAGAAGCGCTCACCCGACTCGGACGCGTGACCTCCCACGGCGAACAAGGCTTCACCGACGACGACCGCGACGCCACACGCCACTGA
- a CDS encoding DUF4192 domain-containing protein, whose amino-acid sequence MQHIPDQPEWSVTTIRLQGPADLIAMVPYLIGYHPHDGLLLVTVNHDIVTAISRYGLPEQAPAPDELISQAVQLLIRHASARVALIGYGPGERITPYMNAFSRKLTEQGIDIIDMIRCENGRYWSYLCSNPACCSPTGTSCDTGSNPAAAHAVLAGLVALPDQQVLRQTLASGQGRDREIMNAATAEARARARAEAKLNTRGFDDRYWFAEGVEHVHKCHEHVQAGRPIPAAELAWLGVLLTGVLVRDRAYTLYQQYGAEVARRLWTEVTRRIDPAYAAAPTSILRHLCNRSYSRPAQLPLGDYRPAGWLGNHSLRAALGRAQSAPPA is encoded by the coding sequence ATGCAGCACATCCCCGACCAGCCCGAATGGTCCGTAACGACGATCCGGCTCCAAGGCCCCGCCGACCTCATCGCGATGGTGCCGTACCTCATCGGCTACCACCCGCACGACGGCCTCCTGCTCGTCACGGTCAACCACGACATCGTCACCGCCATCAGCCGCTATGGCCTGCCCGAACAGGCGCCCGCCCCGGATGAGCTCATCAGCCAAGCCGTCCAGTTGCTGATCCGTCACGCGTCTGCTCGCGTCGCTCTCATCGGCTACGGACCGGGGGAGCGCATCACTCCGTACATGAACGCCTTCTCGCGGAAACTCACCGAACAAGGCATCGACATCATCGACATGATCCGGTGTGAGAACGGCCGCTACTGGTCCTACCTCTGCTCGAACCCCGCCTGTTGCTCACCCACCGGCACCTCGTGCGACACCGGCAGCAATCCTGCCGCGGCCCACGCGGTCCTGGCCGGTTTGGTCGCCCTGCCCGACCAACAAGTCCTCCGGCAGACCCTGGCCTCCGGGCAAGGGCGGGATCGCGAGATCATGAACGCGGCCACCGCCGAAGCCCGGGCCCGGGCCCGGGCCGAAGCCAAGCTCAACACGCGAGGCTTCGACGACCGCTACTGGTTCGCGGAAGGAGTCGAACACGTTCACAAGTGCCACGAGCACGTCCAGGCCGGACGCCCCATCCCGGCCGCGGAACTCGCGTGGCTGGGAGTGCTCCTCACCGGGGTTCTCGTGCGCGATCGCGCCTACACGTTGTACCAGCAGTACGGGGCCGAAGTCGCACGCAGGCTCTGGACCGAGGTGACCCGCCGGATCGACCCGGCATATGCCGCCGCGCCGACGTCCATCCTGAGACACCTCTGCAATCGGTCCTACTCTCGCCCTGCACAACTGCCCCTGGGCGACTACAGACCCGCCGGATGGCTCGGCAACCACTCCCTGCGCGCCGCCTTGGGGAGAGCGCAGTCCGCTCCGCCGGCGTGA
- a CDS encoding DegT/DnrJ/EryC1/StrS family aminotransferase, giving the protein MTSGPASAPPSRKSSAWDLRAFRALADERGLLLIEDAAHALRACRDGLRAGAVGDLAAFSFYANKVVTTGEGGMLLGRGDLLHRARLLGRHGIDSSVWRRHSGRRTVDYEVTMPGLKYVMSDLAAAIGLAQWRKLSAFTERRAKIAALYTVAFAGLPGLATPAVLPGVEPGWFLYSVFIDPAHAPLTRDATAERLLAEHKIATSQHFHPVHTLQAYSGSARCPLPVTETVAARQLSLPCYPAMSDDQVRQVITDVRGCSRVWLTWVSGRP; this is encoded by the coding sequence ATGACATCGGGACCGGCATCGGCACCACCATCGCGGAAGTCGTCCGCTTGGGATCTGCGCGCCTTCCGCGCCCTGGCCGACGAGCGCGGGCTGCTGCTGATCGAGGACGCCGCTCACGCCCTGCGGGCCTGCCGCGACGGGCTGCGCGCCGGCGCGGTTGGTGACCTGGCCGCCTTCAGCTTCTACGCCAACAAGGTCGTGACCACGGGGGAAGGCGGCATGTTGCTGGGCCGCGGAGACCTCCTCCACAGGGCCCGACTGCTGGGCCGACACGGCATCGACTCCTCGGTGTGGCGGCGTCACAGCGGACGCCGCACCGTCGACTACGAGGTCACCATGCCGGGTCTGAAGTACGTCATGTCCGATCTGGCCGCCGCCATCGGTCTGGCGCAATGGCGCAAGCTCTCCGCCTTCACCGAGCGCCGCGCCAAGATCGCGGCCCTCTACACCGTCGCCTTCGCGGGACTGCCCGGCCTGGCCACACCGGCCGTCCTGCCCGGCGTCGAGCCCGGATGGTTCCTGTACTCCGTCTTCATCGACCCCGCGCACGCCCCTCTCACTCGCGATGCCACGGCCGAGCGCCTACTCGCCGAACACAAGATCGCGACCAGCCAGCATTTCCACCCCGTACACACCCTGCAGGCCTACTCCGGCAGCGCCAGGTGTCCACTGCCGGTCACCGAGACCGTCGCCGCCCGGCAGCTATCGCTGCCGTGCTACCCCGCCATGTCCGATGACCAGGTCAGGCAGGTGATCACCGATGTGCGGGGGTGTTCACGAGTCTGGTTGACCTGGGTTTCCGGACGGCCATAA
- a CDS encoding histidine kinase dimerization/phospho-acceptor domain-containing protein gives MNAWHDWPITKRVTLFAGAMAALLSAMLAAAVMLAIHRYATEDRMSEIAADGGRVAYEVEHDEVRTPLVEHADRNVQIVDATGTVVASTPQLRGRPPMAGFTPIPRTVSTGVVCGGLFAGQGCHIVVAQSAYRQGQDWIVYSSGPTVPPYVTPWLAATVLGVAVFMAVAITTLGHRIVTTALRPVTAIRAELDTISETSDRRVPLPPSHDEIYDLAGSVNRTLARLQAAMGQQRHFTSNASHELRTPIAAIRAEVEDALYAPEDTTVPRLSRTVLASLDRIEAIVGDLLDIARMEADQPLQREPIDLAAFVTAQCGDRRDTPLDISCDLEPGAVVSAGFAYAPPAGCRGTSTEGATRCATWCT, from the coding sequence ATGAACGCTTGGCACGATTGGCCGATCACCAAGCGCGTCACCCTGTTCGCCGGGGCGATGGCGGCGCTGCTGTCCGCCATGCTGGCCGCCGCGGTGATGCTGGCGATCCATCGCTACGCCACGGAAGACCGGATGAGCGAGATCGCCGCGGACGGTGGCCGCGTGGCGTACGAGGTCGAGCACGACGAGGTACGCACGCCTCTGGTGGAGCATGCCGACCGCAACGTGCAGATCGTGGACGCCACGGGCACCGTGGTCGCCTCGACACCGCAACTGCGGGGCCGGCCGCCGATGGCCGGCTTCACCCCCATCCCCCGGACCGTGTCCACCGGTGTCGTCTGCGGCGGGCTGTTCGCGGGCCAGGGCTGCCATATCGTCGTCGCGCAGTCGGCCTACCGGCAGGGACAGGACTGGATCGTCTACAGCTCCGGCCCCACGGTCCCGCCGTATGTCACCCCGTGGCTGGCCGCGACCGTACTCGGCGTCGCGGTGTTCATGGCCGTGGCGATCACCACGCTCGGTCATCGCATCGTCACCACCGCCTTGCGGCCGGTGACCGCCATCCGCGCGGAGCTCGACACGATCAGCGAGACCTCCGACCGCCGGGTCCCGCTCCCGCCGAGCCACGACGAGATCTACGACCTGGCCGGCAGCGTGAACCGAACCCTGGCCCGGCTGCAGGCCGCGATGGGCCAGCAGCGCCACTTCACCTCCAACGCCTCGCACGAGCTGCGCACCCCGATCGCGGCGATCCGCGCGGAGGTAGAAGACGCCCTGTACGCGCCCGAGGACACCACCGTGCCGAGGCTGAGCCGCACCGTTCTGGCAAGTCTCGACCGCATCGAGGCGATCGTGGGGGATCTGCTGGACATCGCCCGGATGGAGGCGGACCAGCCGCTCCAGCGCGAGCCGATCGACCTGGCCGCGTTCGTGACCGCGCAGTGCGGCGACCGCCGTGACACGCCCCTGGACATCTCCTGCGACCTGGAGCCCGGTGCGGTGGTGAGCGCTGGTTTTGCATACGCGCCGCCCGCGGGCTGCCGCGGCACCTCAACGGAGGGGGCCACCAGGTGCGCGACCTGGTGCACGTGA
- a CDS encoding sensor histidine kinase: MKINRPGRLYPQSLRARFALAAGALSLVVLTVVGALAAYGVRNRVAADISEQIHVAVVDWVSRMRPGYLPPPSPAKPSARARYLQLVDSRGRVVAANADAAGKAPLSTVRPAPGRGLQDSTVCPSWSEGECLLVTALRLDPRMPDAPLPDEVHFVYAGTVQPVIVTKYYLEAGFGAAVLIGSLVAAWGTWMVVGRTLRPVQAISTKMREATARDLSIRVPTPPHEDEIAEFAHASNAYLDRLEKTVTAYRRFASMVSHELRSPVTALRTQAEEALMYPREVDTHAALRNTLRSAERLEAIIDDLLAYTRVTHATCEAYQPLNLIALARDEMSALPRDGIPIRLRAVGDPTVRGSRVQLARVLNNLLANARRHARTHVEVTVEQDGRQAVVTVQDDGAGIAAEDRERIFQPFVRLTEGLRLDPGGSGLGLAISRETCQAHGGSLSVEDCPSGARFVVRLPLAAPA; the protein is encoded by the coding sequence ATGAAGATCAACAGGCCGGGCCGGCTGTATCCGCAGTCGCTCCGCGCCCGCTTCGCCCTCGCCGCGGGAGCGCTGTCCCTGGTCGTCCTCACAGTGGTCGGCGCCCTGGCAGCGTACGGCGTCCGGAACAGGGTCGCGGCGGACATCTCCGAGCAGATCCATGTGGCCGTCGTCGACTGGGTCAGCAGGATGCGTCCCGGCTATCTTCCGCCGCCGAGCCCGGCCAAGCCGAGCGCGCGGGCCCGCTATCTGCAACTCGTCGACTCCCGCGGGCGGGTGGTGGCCGCCAACGCCGACGCGGCAGGAAAGGCGCCGCTGAGCACGGTCAGGCCGGCACCCGGTCGGGGCCTGCAGGACAGTACCGTCTGCCCGTCCTGGAGCGAGGGCGAATGCCTGCTGGTCACCGCCCTGCGGCTCGACCCCCGGATGCCGGACGCGCCGCTGCCGGACGAGGTGCACTTCGTCTACGCGGGCACGGTGCAGCCCGTCATCGTGACCAAGTACTACCTGGAGGCCGGGTTCGGCGCCGCGGTGCTGATCGGGTCGCTGGTGGCCGCATGGGGCACCTGGATGGTGGTCGGCCGGACCCTGCGCCCGGTGCAGGCGATCAGCACGAAGATGCGCGAGGCCACGGCGAGGGATCTGAGCATCAGGGTTCCGACACCGCCGCACGAGGACGAGATCGCCGAGTTCGCGCACGCCTCCAACGCCTACCTCGATCGGCTGGAGAAGACGGTGACCGCCTACCGCCGCTTCGCCTCCATGGTCTCGCACGAGCTGAGGTCACCGGTCACCGCGCTGCGCACCCAGGCGGAGGAGGCGCTCATGTACCCCCGGGAGGTGGACACGCACGCCGCCCTGCGGAACACGCTGCGCAGCGCCGAACGCCTTGAGGCGATCATCGATGACCTGCTGGCCTACACCCGGGTCACGCACGCCACGTGTGAGGCGTACCAGCCGCTCAACCTGATCGCTCTGGCCAGGGACGAGATGTCCGCGCTGCCACGCGACGGCATCCCGATCAGGCTGCGAGCGGTCGGCGATCCCACCGTCCGCGGCTCGCGCGTGCAACTGGCCCGCGTGCTGAACAATCTGCTGGCCAACGCGCGACGGCACGCTCGTACTCATGTCGAGGTGACCGTCGAGCAGGACGGCCGGCAGGCCGTGGTGACCGTGCAGGACGATGGCGCGGGCATCGCCGCCGAAGACCGAGAGCGCATCTTCCAGCCCTTCGTCCGGCTGACGGAGGGTCTGCGCCTGGATCCCGGCGGCAGCGGGCTCGGCCTGGCCATCAGCAGGGAGACGTGCCAGGCTCATGGCGGGTCATTGTCCGTCGAAGACTGTCCGAGCGGCGCACGGTTCGTCGTCCGCCTGCCGCTGGCAGCGCCCGCTTGA
- a CDS encoding quinone oxidoreductase family protein, which produces MPRSSRALVLERFGELPRLVSRPVPDRPPGHTLVRVRAAQISHLDLNIVDGQFGILPELPAVPGTEAAGVVVASDVHPEGMEVRIRGGGVGLKRDGGWAEHALVRDEVVVPVPPGTDPALACCFFSPAGTAQAAVHRVAAIQPGERVAVTGAAGAVGALTVQLAARAGAKVFGVVGRRAKLGSVPPPAKPLLVSELTADAVGAPLDAVIDTVGGPVLATALGLVRGRGRVALVGYTAGRELRLDLADFLLADVSLLPVNLMTRGEEVMADADRLLTELNAGELTLPIERYPLDRLDEAAGRLRSGEAVGKVVLEFD; this is translated from the coding sequence GTGCCGAGGTCCTCGCGGGCGCTCGTCCTGGAGCGGTTCGGCGAGCTGCCCCGCCTGGTGTCGCGGCCGGTCCCGGACCGCCCGCCGGGTCACACCCTGGTCCGGGTACGGGCGGCGCAGATCAGCCATCTCGACCTCAACATCGTGGACGGGCAGTTCGGCATCCTCCCGGAGCTGCCCGCGGTGCCCGGCACCGAGGCGGCCGGAGTCGTGGTGGCCTCCGACGTCCACCCGGAGGGGATGGAGGTGCGGATCCGGGGCGGCGGCGTCGGGCTGAAACGCGACGGCGGCTGGGCCGAGCACGCGCTCGTCCGGGACGAGGTCGTCGTGCCCGTACCGCCCGGCACCGATCCGGCGCTGGCCTGCTGCTTCTTCTCCCCCGCCGGGACGGCGCAGGCCGCGGTGCACCGGGTCGCGGCGATCCAGCCGGGCGAGCGGGTCGCGGTGACGGGCGCGGCCGGCGCGGTCGGGGCGCTGACCGTGCAGCTCGCCGCCCGGGCCGGCGCCAAGGTGTTCGGCGTCGTCGGCCGCCGGGCCAAACTGGGCAGCGTGCCGCCGCCCGCCAAGCCGCTGCTGGTGTCCGAGCTGACCGCGGACGCCGTGGGCGCCCCGCTCGACGCGGTCATCGACACGGTGGGCGGCCCAGTGCTGGCCACGGCGCTCGGGCTGGTGCGAGGCAGGGGCCGGGTCGCCCTGGTCGGTTACACGGCGGGCCGCGAGCTTCGGCTGGACCTCGCGGACTTCCTGCTCGCGGACGTCTCGTTGCTGCCGGTCAACCTCATGACCCGCGGCGAGGAGGTCATGGCGGACGCCGACCGGCTGCTGACCGAGCTGAACGCCGGCGAGCTGACCCTGCCGATCGAACGGTATCCGCTGGACCGGCTGGACGAGGCGGCCGGGCGGCTGCGCAGCGGCGAGGCCGTCGGCAAGGTGGTGCTCGAGTTCGACTGA